The following proteins come from a genomic window of Neoarius graeffei isolate fNeoGra1 chromosome 26, fNeoGra1.pri, whole genome shotgun sequence:
- the LOC132874479 gene encoding uncharacterized protein LOC132874479 isoform X7, with protein MRIQFNSIMCTKVLVEFCVKLLRNERLDDFTSSSGCEMAALVLLFFFHLILDIRSQNVPQLLVSPEVLTERGSVELHCSVPYNVKVSRCSFYPEGADKNIKLSPSPSCRLSVTGSDLIRWTGRSSPGTLWIICFYVLDNSVRSPSPHSRPAPVTVLNQKPVLSVVYDNQFDEFRFVCEIPGSESVTADFSCNLYTGEKTPLFQNQRSQKRRSGKADCIFTAQRNAVFNRLQSVKSREVSCDYSVTSDPTARSPMSEKYNMMRFFPSPTQSSITPEKSPAHVPQLLVSPEVLTERGSVELHCSVPHNVKVSRCSFYPEGDDTNIKPSPSPSCRLSVTGSDLIRWTGRSSPGTLRIICFYVLDNSDRSPSPHSRPAPVTVLSKINITPNQKPKLSVSHDNQSDEFRFSCEIPGSESVTADLSCNLYTGEKTQFFLKTSFQKRDSGKVVCVFIADRNDVFNRLQSVKSRKVSCDYSVTSDPTARSPMSKKYNMMHFFPETPQRPTTKPSPTVLSTRLITTRPTAMSFSSPSTTSSTTKEKTRAESHGPSTPTTDRKKPTAGFSSPSTTSSTTKEKTRAESHGPSTPTTDRKKPTAGSLLVLLLSVLSVCVLLAGMMSVCLCSFIRKQTAERRKMDLAQGDQEGVLSMHKMKTSGSEDPGTYSVISSVPSPSLLLESSSDRKEDSVKPEDDGEHVYCFITDTQVGPKDKGAVYSLLQMH; from the exons ATGAGAATTCAGTTTAATTCTATAATGTGTACTAAAGTTCTTGTTGAGTTCTGCGTAAAGCTGCTCAGAA ATGAGCGTCTCGATGATTTCACTTCGTCCAGTGGCTGTGAAATGGCGGCGCTCGTCCTCCTGTTCTTCTTCCATCTGATTCTGGACATTCGCTCTCAAA ATGTTCCTCAGCTGCTCGTGTCTCCTGAAGTTCTCACAGAGAGAGGATCAGTGGAGCTTCACTGTTCTGTTCCATACAATGTTAAAGTGTCTCGGTGTTCTTTCTACCCAGAGGGAGccgacaaaaatattaaactctCTCCATCTCCATCATGTCGGCTCTCAGTCACTGGTTCTGATCTGATCAGGTGGACAGGACGCAGCTCTCCTGGAACACTTTGGATTATTTGTTTCTATGTGTTGGATAACTCTGTTCGTTCTCCTTCTCCTCACTCTCGCCCAGCTCCAGTCACAGTGCTGA atcAGAAACCAGTGCTAAGCGTCGTTTATGATAATCAGTTTGATGAATTCAGATTTGTGTGTGAAATCCCAGGGTCAGAGTCAGTAACTGCTGATTTTAGCTGTAATCTCTACACTGGAGAAAAAACTCCGCTTTTCCAAAACCAAAGATCTCAAAAGAGAAGATCTGGGAAGGCGGATTGTATTTTTACAGCACAGAGAAATGCTGTGTTTAATCGTCTGCAGTCAGTAAAGAGTCGTGAAGTGAGCTGTGATTATTCAGTGACCTCTGACCCGACTGCTCGCTCTCCGATGAGTGAGAAATACAACATGATGC GTTTCTTTCCTTCACCAACACAGTCGTCCATCACTCCTGAGAAATCTCCTGCAC atgttccTCAGCTGCTCGTGTCTCCTGAAGTTCTCACAGAGAGAGGATCAGTGGAGCTTCACTGTTCTGTTCCACACAATGTTAAAGTGTCTCGGTGTTCTTTCTACCCAGAGGGAGACGACACAAATATTAAACCCTCTCCATCTCCATCATGTCGGCTCTCAGTCACTGGTTCTGATCTGATCAGGTGGACAGGACGCAGCTCTCCTGGAACACTTCGGATTATTTGTTTCTATGTGTTGGATAACTCTGATCGTTCTCCTTCTCCTCACTCTCGCCCAGCTCCAGTCACAGTGCTGAGTAAGATCAACATTACACCGA ATCAGAAACCAAAGCTAAGCGTCAGTCATGATAATCAGTCTGATGAATTCAGATTTTCATGTGAAATCCCAGGGTCAGAGTCAGTAACTGCTGATTTGAGCTGTAATCTCTACACTGGAGAAAAAACTCAGTTTTTCTTAAAGACGTCCTTTCAGAAGAGAGACTCTGGGAAGGTGGTTTGTGTTTTTATAGCAGATAGAAATGATGTGTTTAATCGTCTGCAGTCAGTAAAGAGTCGTAAAGTGAGCTGTGATTATTCAGTGACCTCTGACCCGACTGCTCGCTCTCCGATGAGTAAGAAATACAACATGATGC ATTTCTTTCCTGAAACACCACAGCGGCCCACAACTAAACCCTCCCCGACTG TTCTTTCAACTCGTCTGATCACCACAAGACCCACAGCTATGA GTTTTTCTTCTCCCTCAACAACGTCGTCCACAACTAAAGAGAAAACGAGAGCAG AGTCTCATGGACCATCAACTCCAACCACAGACAGAAAGAAACCGACTGCAG GTTTTTCTTCTCCCTCAACAACGTCGTCCACAACTAAAGAGAAAACGAGAGCAG AGTCTCATGGACCATCAACTCCAACCACAGACAGAAAGAAACCGACTGCAG GATCTTTGTTGGTGCTGCTGCTGTCAGTCCTCAGTGTCTGTGTTTTACTGGCTGGAATGATGAGCGTCTGTCTCTGCAGCTTTATCA ggAAGCAGACGGCTGAGAG ACGCAAAATGGACTTGGCCCAAGGTGATCAGG AAGGCGTGTTATCCATGCACAAGATGAAGACA TCCGGTTCAGAAGATCCTGGAACTTATTCTGTGATCAGCTCAGTCCCCTCACCATCCCTGCTTTTAG
- the LOC132874479 gene encoding mucin-2-like isoform X8 has product MAALVLLFFFHLILDIRSQNVPQLLVSPEVLTERGSVELHCSVPYNVKVSRCSFYPEGADKNIKLSPSPSCRLSVTGSDLIRWTGRSSPGTLWIICFYVLDNSVRSPSPHSRPAPVTVLNQKPVLSVVYDNQFDEFRFVCEIPGSESVTADFSCNLYTGEKTPLFQNQRSQKRRSGKADCIFTAQRNAVFNRLQSVKSREVSCDYSVTSDPTARSPMSEKYNMMRFFPSPTQSSITPEKSPAHVPQLLVSPEVLTERGSVELHCSVPHNVKVSRCSFYPEGDDTNIKPSPSPSCRLSVTGSDLIRWTGRSSPGTLRIICFYVLDNSDRSPSPHSRPAPVTVLSKINITPNQKPKLSVSHDNQSDEFRFSCEIPGSESVTADLSCNLYTGEKTQFFLKTSFQKRDSGKVVCVFIADRNDVFNRLQSVKSRKVSCDYSVTSDPTARSPMSKKYNMMHFFPETPQRPTTKPSPTVLSTRLITTRPTAMSFSSPSTTSSTTKEKTRAESHGPSTPTTDRKKPTAGFSSPSTTSSTTKEKTRAESHGPSTPTTDRKKPTAGSLLVLLLSVLSVCVLLAGMMSVCLCSFIRKQTAERRKMDLAQGDQEGVLSMHKMKTSGSEDPGTYSVISSVPSPSLLLESSSDRKEDSVKPEDDGEHVYCFITDTQVGPKDKGAVYSLLQMH; this is encoded by the exons ATGGCGGCGCTCGTCCTCCTGTTCTTCTTCCATCTGATTCTGGACATTCGCTCTCAAA ATGTTCCTCAGCTGCTCGTGTCTCCTGAAGTTCTCACAGAGAGAGGATCAGTGGAGCTTCACTGTTCTGTTCCATACAATGTTAAAGTGTCTCGGTGTTCTTTCTACCCAGAGGGAGccgacaaaaatattaaactctCTCCATCTCCATCATGTCGGCTCTCAGTCACTGGTTCTGATCTGATCAGGTGGACAGGACGCAGCTCTCCTGGAACACTTTGGATTATTTGTTTCTATGTGTTGGATAACTCTGTTCGTTCTCCTTCTCCTCACTCTCGCCCAGCTCCAGTCACAGTGCTGA atcAGAAACCAGTGCTAAGCGTCGTTTATGATAATCAGTTTGATGAATTCAGATTTGTGTGTGAAATCCCAGGGTCAGAGTCAGTAACTGCTGATTTTAGCTGTAATCTCTACACTGGAGAAAAAACTCCGCTTTTCCAAAACCAAAGATCTCAAAAGAGAAGATCTGGGAAGGCGGATTGTATTTTTACAGCACAGAGAAATGCTGTGTTTAATCGTCTGCAGTCAGTAAAGAGTCGTGAAGTGAGCTGTGATTATTCAGTGACCTCTGACCCGACTGCTCGCTCTCCGATGAGTGAGAAATACAACATGATGC GTTTCTTTCCTTCACCAACACAGTCGTCCATCACTCCTGAGAAATCTCCTGCAC atgttccTCAGCTGCTCGTGTCTCCTGAAGTTCTCACAGAGAGAGGATCAGTGGAGCTTCACTGTTCTGTTCCACACAATGTTAAAGTGTCTCGGTGTTCTTTCTACCCAGAGGGAGACGACACAAATATTAAACCCTCTCCATCTCCATCATGTCGGCTCTCAGTCACTGGTTCTGATCTGATCAGGTGGACAGGACGCAGCTCTCCTGGAACACTTCGGATTATTTGTTTCTATGTGTTGGATAACTCTGATCGTTCTCCTTCTCCTCACTCTCGCCCAGCTCCAGTCACAGTGCTGAGTAAGATCAACATTACACCGA ATCAGAAACCAAAGCTAAGCGTCAGTCATGATAATCAGTCTGATGAATTCAGATTTTCATGTGAAATCCCAGGGTCAGAGTCAGTAACTGCTGATTTGAGCTGTAATCTCTACACTGGAGAAAAAACTCAGTTTTTCTTAAAGACGTCCTTTCAGAAGAGAGACTCTGGGAAGGTGGTTTGTGTTTTTATAGCAGATAGAAATGATGTGTTTAATCGTCTGCAGTCAGTAAAGAGTCGTAAAGTGAGCTGTGATTATTCAGTGACCTCTGACCCGACTGCTCGCTCTCCGATGAGTAAGAAATACAACATGATGC ATTTCTTTCCTGAAACACCACAGCGGCCCACAACTAAACCCTCCCCGACTG TTCTTTCAACTCGTCTGATCACCACAAGACCCACAGCTATGA GTTTTTCTTCTCCCTCAACAACGTCGTCCACAACTAAAGAGAAAACGAGAGCAG AGTCTCATGGACCATCAACTCCAACCACAGACAGAAAGAAACCGACTGCAG GTTTTTCTTCTCCCTCAACAACGTCGTCCACAACTAAAGAGAAAACGAGAGCAG AGTCTCATGGACCATCAACTCCAACCACAGACAGAAAGAAACCGACTGCAG GATCTTTGTTGGTGCTGCTGCTGTCAGTCCTCAGTGTCTGTGTTTTACTGGCTGGAATGATGAGCGTCTGTCTCTGCAGCTTTATCA ggAAGCAGACGGCTGAGAG ACGCAAAATGGACTTGGCCCAAGGTGATCAGG AAGGCGTGTTATCCATGCACAAGATGAAGACA TCCGGTTCAGAAGATCCTGGAACTTATTCTGTGATCAGCTCAGTCCCCTCACCATCCCTGCTTTTAG